The stretch of DNA ATATATGGTTGCGTGCGGCGCCGGATGCCTTCTTTCCCTGGTCCTGGTGCCATGCGTGGGCGGTGTCTGTCCCCCTCTGCGGGGGTATTTCACGAGCGATCGCGCGATTGCTGCCGATCCTGGAGAAAGAGACGGCCGGAGATCCTCAGGGATATCTGGAAGGTATCGGTCGGGTTCATTGCTCCCACCTTCATCGCCTCCTTCTCCCCCGCATACTTCCCTGTTCTGTCCTGCCCGCTCCGGCAGCCTGATGAGGGCTCCCGCCCCAATCATCTCTCATGATCCGTGCCGGGTGCCATGTCTCGATCGCCGGGTCCCTTGCCGACGCCGTGGGGAGGGCGGAGGAGCGGGGGTGCGACTGCTTCCAGATATTCTCGCGCAACCCCAGGGGATGGCGATTCAAAGATCTCACCGACGCCGAAACTGACGGGTTCAAGGGGCGTCTCGCCGCATCGGGCCTTGGGCCGGTGGTGGACCACATGCCCTATCTCCCGAACCTCGCCTCGCCGAAGGAGGAAGTCTATGAGAAGTCGGTCGAGACCCTGACGGCCGAACTGAACCGGTGCGAGGCCCTCGGCATTCCTTTCCTCGTCATGCACCTCGGCAGCCATCTCGGCACCGGGATCGAGGTGGGAAGAGAGCGCCTCATTGACGGTATCTTGCAGGCGCTCGCCGCCGCCCCCGGCGGGGTGCGCCTCCTCCTCGAAAACACCGCCGGCACGAAGAACGGCCTGGGCGGGACCTTCGAGGAGATCGCCCTGCTCCTCGACGCCCTGCCCGAAGAACGCACCGCCGTCTGCTTCGATACCTGCCATGCCTTTGCTGCGGGCTACGACCTCAGGGATGCGGCGGCGGTCGGCGAGACCCTCGACCTCTTCGACGGGGCGCTCGGTCTGGAGCGCCTCCACGTCGTCCACTGCAACGACTGCAAAGGTGCACTCGGTTCGCACCTCGACCGGCACGAGCACATCGGCCTCGGTGCGATCGGCGAGGATGGGTTTGTGGCTCTTCTTGCCGTCCCGGCGATCCGGCGCCTTCCATTGATCTGCGAGACACCGGTGGACGAACGACGGGATGATACTGGAAATATCCGCCGCCTGCGCGAACTCGCGGGGGTGTGAGGGCGGGCCTGATGCCTGCCTCGTATTCCCTGCCGCTATTTATGTGCTGACTGCGAATCGTATCCATCAGGTCGGTATCATGAAAACGCCCTCCTTTCACCCCCTGCTGATTCTCCTCGCCCTGCTGGCGGGCATCGTGGCGATCCTGGTCGCCTTCTCCGGAGATCCCGGTAGCGAAATAGGTCTATTCTTTTCAACAGGGGCAGAAGTGGCGCCGATCTTCCTGATCGCTCTTCTCGCTCATCTCGCCTATATCCGTCCCCGCCTGAGGCCGTTCGTGGCGCTGCTGACGGTCGTCCTCCTTCTGGCACTCGGTGCGCTCTCATGGGTGCTCTCTCTTGCGCCGTGGATCACCGTGGTCGAGACGGACGATCTCCCTCTGGAGATGGCGATGACGCTGTTCGTCTCCCTCGTCCTCTGCATGGGGGCGGTCTTCACCTGCACGCTGGGTTTTTCCAGCCGGATCCGCCGGTATATATCCTCCTATCTGCCCATCGATCCCGAGAACTTCGTCCACACCGTCGGACTGGTGACCGTCGCCGGTCTCGCTCTCATGCCCCTCATCCCCCTTCTCGTCCTCGGCCATGCCCCGCTTGCAGACCTGATGGCAGATCCCGACTTCGCTCTTGCCGCCTTAACGCCGGCAGAGGCTGCAAAAACAGATTTTTACGGTCTTTTGTGGATGGTGGTCGGTTCTTTCATCGCCGTCGGGTTCCTGGTGCGGAGGACGCTCTCAGATGTGCTGGAGCGCCTGGGCGTTGTGGTACCGACACCGAAACAGGTGTTCTTTGCCCTCGGGACAGGCCTTCTGCTTGTGCTGATATTCACCCTCATCGACCATGCCATCCTTTCGGTCTGGAATTATTTTGGCTGGACCGTTACGGACCAGCACTATATGCAGGCGCTCTTCTCCTCCTACCTCACGCCGGTTGCGGCAGTGATGGCGGCGATCGTCGCCGGCGTCGGTGAGGAGCTGGCGATCCGGGGTGTTCTCCAGCCCAGGTTCGGGATACCCCTTTCAGTCATGGTCTTCGCATCGCTTCATGCCTACCAGTACGCATGGGACGGCGTGCTCTCCGTTTTCCTTGCAGGGCTTGTCTTCGCTCTCCTGCGGGAGAGGACAAACACCTCGGTCTGCGCGATCACCCACGCCACGTATGACCTGGTGCTCTTTGGCCTCCTGATGGCCGGCATCGGATGGGTGTAGGTCGGTGGCGCTCCGGGGGCTGAGGTTCCTGGAGATCTGTTTTGCGTGGGACAGGATGGCGACGCGGGTGGCCGATAAAAATAGCGCTTTTGTGGCTCTCGGATCGATCTCTGGCGCCGGCGCCGCGGAAGGTCCGGGTCAGGGACGATAGGATCCCTGGATGGTCTGAGGCATGAAGTATCCCTGCTCCTGCCCGACATCCTGCTGCTCTTTGCGTGCGACCTCGATCAGTTCGGTCAACCTCTTTTCCGTCGTTCTGATCGTCCCGATGGCATCGCGCAATTTTTCTCTGACGGCATCGCTGTCCCGCTCCTCCGCTTCCATCTCCTGCAGGATCGCCTCAAGGTCGGCCGCGGCGCCGCTGAGCGGTTCTGTGAGCCTGGAGGTATGTTCGGCGAAATAGGCCCTGAGATCCTCGTTGGCCGCTCTCAGTTCCAGCTCGACTTTTCTCCGCTCCTCGAGTTCATGCAGCGTCTGGTTTCTCATCGCCCTGTACGATTTCACCTGCTGTGTCAGGGCACTTACGTCCTCGCAGACGAACATCGCGTCAAATCTGCCTTTATCTCCAGTTTCCAGGGGTATCAGGGTGGTGCGCTGGACCCGAATTGTGCCGTCCGGGAAATGCGAGGGGATCAGGCAGGTATGGATCTGGGATGAGAACACCGTCGGGGCACCACCCTGAAGCACCTGTTCGATCCGGTCGATGAAGCCGGCTTTTTTCAGGCCGGGGAAGTGCTCGGTGACCTTCTGCCCCACAATCTCGGCGGCCGGTGTCCCGGTCCACTCTTCCAGGCAGGCATTCCAGTACCTGACCGTTAGGCTGTCGTCGACGATGCAGATCCCGACCGGCAGCAGGTCCATCCCTTCCCATGCGCGGGCAGACCGGTTCTCGCTCGTACTCTCACCCTCCTCTAACGACCGCAATTTTTTCGAGGAGGGTATCGAGCGATCCGATCTCCAGGATCATTGCGATAATCCCCTCGACATTGATGTCTTCGACGTAAAAGCGCGTGTTGGCGAGCAGCACCCTCTCGTCCGGGTCAAATCTGGCGGTCCTGACGATGTTTGCCATCGTGTCCTCGACATAGACCGGGGGCAGGTAGGTGATCTGCTGGCCGAGGACATTTCCGATCGATCCCATCACGCCGTTGATAAAGATATTTCCGACCTCCATGAGGGTCTCGATCCTGATCGCATCGAGTTCTGGCAGATCTTCCCCCTCACCGGTGATCGCCATGACCAGGGCGGCCGCGCTCTCCGGGGGGAATATCAGTGCCGTCGTACCGGTAAAAAATCCCCTGAAGTCGATCTTGACGGTGGCGGCACCCGTTCTCCCGGAAAGCCCACCGGCCGAATCGAGTTCGTCGAGCCTGATCACCTGGAGGGTCGGGACGTGGAGGGTGATGTGGGAGCAGGTGATCTCGTTCAGCATCGCCGCCGCCCTGCCGACGCCGATGTTCACCAGTTCCTTGACGGCGTCGAGATCTTCGGTGCTGAGGCCCTTCACGCCCCTTTCACCCCCAGCACCTCCCTGACCGATGCACAGAGTTCATCTTTTTTCACCGGTTTGTTGATGAATCTGGCCGCTCCCAGCTCGATGCATTTCTGTTTTGTTGAATCCTGAATGTCGGCGGTCAGGACGATGACCGGAACCTGGATCCCTCTCTCGCGCATCTCTGCCAGCACCTCCATTCCATCCATTTCTGGCATCAGCAGATCCAGGACCATCAGATCGGGAAGATCCCCGGCGAGGCATTTAAGGCCCTCCAGGCCGTTCTGAGCGGAGATGATCTCATAATCCTCTGCGGTGAGGATCGAGGAGATGATCTTTCTCTGAAAGGACGAATCGTCTATTATCAGCACGCGTGTCATCGTTCTCATCTCTTTCGCGGTATTGTATTGGGTTCGCAGACATATGTCGGTAAGAATAAAGAAAAGAGTTTGTATTACCTGTACGATCCTACCGGCGAGCAGGGCGAACTCTTATGTGGGGCTGAATGTAACGCAACGTGCGCATTTAATAATTTCTGCATCCCGCACTTGATTCGCTCTTTATATGGATATATTCTGATATTTTTAGAGAGAGTTGCAGTTTTTTCGATTTCGATCCCCTCAAGTGTTATTCTTCGCCGCACTCGATGACAAACCGGCAGTATGCATCCCCGGCGGCATAACAGTGCGTCTCGACGACCGTGACCCCCCGATCGAAATGGCCTGAAAAAAGGGCGGCGAGCACTCCCGTATCGAATGAACAGGCCGGTCGGCCGATGCGGGGAAGGTCCACGCATTCGAAGCAGTCGTACACGAAGATCTCAAGGGGTTCTTCGCTTCCCGTTTCGATCCGCCCGAGACCGTGCCGCTCCCAGAACGCCGCGACGTTTTTGAGAAATACGCCGGTCCTTTTGTCTTCGACGGTCGGAAACACCGCCCTGCCCACCTCCTCTCCGGCCGCGGTGAGCACCGGGTCGAGGTTGATCCCGGTCTGCATCAGGATGGTCCTGATCGTCCTGAATACCAGGCGAAAATACGCGAACGGGCCGCTTCCGCTCTCGCGGTAATCGCCGGCGTACCTCGCGAGCTCCGCTGAAATCCGTTCAGACGATGATAATGCCCCGATCCGCTCTGCATTGGTGAAGAAGAGTTTTTTGCGCGCGTCAGCCGGATCGAGGCGCCAGCCGACGATCCCTTCGTCCACCATGTCCCGCAGGTGCACCGAAACAGTGGACTTCGCCCGCCCGGTCCTGCGCACGATCTCGTCGAAGGGCACCTCCCCCTCCCGGAGCGTTTCCAGGATCAGGACCCGAACCGGGCTTTTCACGGCATGGACGCCGCTCTCGCTCGAAAGGAGCTCCACCGTCCCGCCTTCTCTCCGTCGATTCACGCTGGTATCTGGCACCGCAAGACTCATATATTGTTCGTTCCTATATGAACGAATGTTAGTATATCTACGAACAAATGGTGAAGGATGATGAAGGCAACACAACTCGCAGAAGGCGTCTGGTGGGTCGGCGCCATCGACTGGAACCTCCGGGACTACCACGGCTACACCCTGCCGGGAACGACCTACAACGCATATCTGGTGGTGGGAACAGAGAAGACCGTCCTGATCGATACCTGTTATCCGGGCTTTGAGGAGCAGGTGCTCTGCCGCGTCGCCTCGGTCGTCGACCCCAAGACGATCGATGCCATCGTCGCCAACCACATCGAGGTCGATCATTCGGGCGGTCTGCCGAAGATGGCGCGGATGTTGCCGGGCGTACCTATCTACTGCACGGAAATCGCCGTGAAGGGTCTCGGGCGCCACTATGATACGCAGGACTGGAATCTCCAGGTCGTCAAAACCGGGGATACCCTCGCCCTCGGCAACAAGACCCTCACCTTCCTCGAAGCGCCGATGCTCCACTGGCCTGACTCGATGTTCACCTACCTTGCCGAGGACGAGATCCTCTTCCCGAACGACGCCTTCGGCCAGCACATCGCCTCTTCGGAGCGGTTCGACGACGAGCTGGGGAAAGACGCCTCCCTCTCCCACGCACAGAAGTTCTTTGCGAACCTGATCATCCCGCTCGCCCCGAAGGTGCTGAAGAAACTCGATCAGGTCGGCGGTCTCGGGATCGGCATCTCGATGATCGCCCCGTCCCACGGCGTCATCTGGCGGTCGCATGCCGGCGACATCCTGCAGGCCTACACCGACTGGTCAAAGGGCGTCTCGAAGGAGAAAGTGACGATCGTCTACGACACGATGCATGGCTCTACCGACCGGATGGCGCAGGCCCTCGCCGATGGCGCCATGGACGGCGGGCTTGAGGTGAAGGTCTGCCTGCTGCGGGACGGACGCTACGAGGGCTGCCACCGTTCGGACATCGTCACCGAGATGCTTGACTCGAAGGCGATCCTGATCGGTTCTCCCACCCTTGAAGACGAGGTGCTGCCGACCGTGGCCGGTTTCCTCTCGTACCTCCGCGGCCTCTCGCCCGGTCTCCTTGCTCAGAAGAAGATCGGCTTTGCCTTCGGATCGCACGGCGGTCATGGCGGTGCCGTGAAGCAGATCGGCGAGTCGATGCAGAAGGCAGGGATCGAGGTCCTCGGGGACGGCTACGAGGTCACGTTCAGACCCGACGCCGACGAGCGCGAGGCGTGTTATCGGGCCGGGCTTGCACTCGCCGAAAGGGTGCGATCTCTCTAAACCTTTTTTCCGCACGCACCACATTTTTCCTGGAGCGGGTTCGCTCCCGCCCGGAAATCACCTCCCCATTGAGAGCCCGGGCTGGTGGGAGAGGTATATATTCAGACCCACCAAGAGGCATCTGTCGATGCCGCGCTCGTACCGCTCCCCGGGAAGATATCTTGCATACGCCGTGCAGGGCCTCATCCTCCTGAACGTGGGCTACAGCCTCTGGATCTGGGACTTTTTTCTGGCTCT from Methanofollis liminatans DSM 4140 encodes:
- a CDS encoding chemotaxis protein CheC → MKGLSTEDLDAVKELVNIGVGRAAAMLNEITCSHITLHVPTLQVIRLDELDSAGGLSGRTGAATVKIDFRGFFTGTTALIFPPESAAALVMAITGEGEDLPELDAIRIETLMEVGNIFINGVMGSIGNVLGQQITYLPPVYVEDTMANIVRTARFDPDERVLLANTRFYVEDINVEGIIAMILEIGSLDTLLEKIAVVRGG
- a CDS encoding V4R domain-containing protein; the protein is MNRRREGGTVELLSSESGVHAVKSPVRVLILETLREGEVPFDEIVRRTGRAKSTVSVHLRDMVDEGIVGWRLDPADARKKLFFTNAERIGALSSSERISAELARYAGDYRESGSGPFAYFRLVFRTIRTILMQTGINLDPVLTAAGEEVGRAVFPTVEDKRTGVFLKNVAAFWERHGLGRIETGSEEPLEIFVYDCFECVDLPRIGRPACSFDTGVLAALFSGHFDRGVTVVETHCYAAGDAYCRFVIECGEE
- a CDS encoding deoxyribonuclease IV, whose translation is MIRAGCHVSIAGSLADAVGRAEERGCDCFQIFSRNPRGWRFKDLTDAETDGFKGRLAASGLGPVVDHMPYLPNLASPKEEVYEKSVETLTAELNRCEALGIPFLVMHLGSHLGTGIEVGRERLIDGILQALAAAPGGVRLLLENTAGTKNGLGGTFEEIALLLDALPEERTAVCFDTCHAFAAGYDLRDAAAVGETLDLFDGALGLERLHVVHCNDCKGALGSHLDRHEHIGLGAIGEDGFVALLAVPAIRRLPLICETPVDERRDDTGNIRRLRELAGV
- a CDS encoding FprA family A-type flavoprotein; translation: MKATQLAEGVWWVGAIDWNLRDYHGYTLPGTTYNAYLVVGTEKTVLIDTCYPGFEEQVLCRVASVVDPKTIDAIVANHIEVDHSGGLPKMARMLPGVPIYCTEIAVKGLGRHYDTQDWNLQVVKTGDTLALGNKTLTFLEAPMLHWPDSMFTYLAEDEILFPNDAFGQHIASSERFDDELGKDASLSHAQKFFANLIIPLAPKVLKKLDQVGGLGIGISMIAPSHGVIWRSHAGDILQAYTDWSKGVSKEKVTIVYDTMHGSTDRMAQALADGAMDGGLEVKVCLLRDGRYEGCHRSDIVTEMLDSKAILIGSPTLEDEVLPTVAGFLSYLRGLSPGLLAQKKIGFAFGSHGGHGGAVKQIGESMQKAGIEVLGDGYEVTFRPDADEREACYRAGLALAERVRSL
- a CDS encoding PAS domain-containing protein, whose amino-acid sequence is MDLLPVGICIVDDSLTVRYWNACLEEWTGTPAAEIVGQKVTEHFPGLKKAGFIDRIEQVLQGGAPTVFSSQIHTCLIPSHFPDGTIRVQRTTLIPLETGDKGRFDAMFVCEDVSALTQQVKSYRAMRNQTLHELEERRKVELELRAANEDLRAYFAEHTSRLTEPLSGAAADLEAILQEMEAEERDSDAVREKLRDAIGTIRTTEKRLTELIEVARKEQQDVGQEQGYFMPQTIQGSYRP
- a CDS encoding response regulator gives rise to the protein MRTMTRVLIIDDSSFQRKIISSILTAEDYEIISAQNGLEGLKCLAGDLPDLMVLDLLMPEMDGMEVLAEMRERGIQVPVIVLTADIQDSTKQKCIELGAARFINKPVKKDELCASVREVLGVKGA
- a CDS encoding CPBP family intramembrane glutamic endopeptidase, which produces MKTPSFHPLLILLALLAGIVAILVAFSGDPGSEIGLFFSTGAEVAPIFLIALLAHLAYIRPRLRPFVALLTVVLLLALGALSWVLSLAPWITVVETDDLPLEMAMTLFVSLVLCMGAVFTCTLGFSSRIRRYISSYLPIDPENFVHTVGLVTVAGLALMPLIPLLVLGHAPLADLMADPDFALAALTPAEAAKTDFYGLLWMVVGSFIAVGFLVRRTLSDVLERLGVVVPTPKQVFFALGTGLLLVLIFTLIDHAILSVWNYFGWTVTDQHYMQALFSSYLTPVAAVMAAIVAGVGEELAIRGVLQPRFGIPLSVMVFASLHAYQYAWDGVLSVFLAGLVFALLRERTNTSVCAITHATYDLVLFGLLMAGIGWV